The Arvicanthis niloticus isolate mArvNil1 chromosome 9, mArvNil1.pat.X, whole genome shotgun sequence genomic interval TGTCTCACAGGATAATGATGTGGCAAACTTCACACTGTATTCAGGGCTGATCACGTGCTTCATATCCGCCCAGTATCAGCCCTGATGTGGGGCTGAGAGATCAAGCTATTATACATGCTTGGGTTTCCTGTTTCGGTATGTTTTGTGCATGTCTAGACAGGACTCTACACTATTTTCTATTCCAGAGGGAAATTGTTTTTCTTGGTCCAGGCAAGAAGGGATGCTTAGTGCCATGGTGAGCCTGAGGATATACATTTTTGCCACTCTTGTGCTTTTAGCCACCCCTGCCTTGAAGTCCTTGATGTAGCATTTTGACATGGAAGGACTTTGCGTGTTCTGACAGTCTACATCTGCTCCTTCTGTATAGACGAAAGTTGCCTGTAGGCCCCAGGTTAATTCTTGTCTCCCCAGTAGCCCTCTGTTTTTTGTTGTCTCCGTCTGAACCATTTTCCttatgttttgttctttaaagatCTATTGTTAAAAGCATGTGTACGTATGTGGGTATACGAACATGAGTGCCTTCAAAGAAGATGGTGGatttcctgaagctggagttacaggtggttggttgtgagcctcctAGCACGGGTGCTGGGGTCTTAACTCCAGTCCTCTTGCAAGAGctgtaagtgctcttaattgccaagccatctctccagacatctttgtttttgtgttttgagacagagtctcatgtagcctatgTTGGTCTTAAACTTACTGTCTGAGTGGAAGCTTTAATTCCTGAGCCTCTTGAGTTATTTCCAGGGGGCTAGAATCACAGAGAGGTGCTACCAGGCAAGACTGAACTTGTTTTGCCTTATTAGCTAGGTGCATAAATGTGAGTCTTTTAAAGTGTATTGCACATATTCAATGTACATTGCCTCATCCTTAGAACTTCAGAATTTTAAACCATTATGGAagaatttcttctctctctctctctctgtgtgtgtgtaccatgaaTAGTGAAGTCAAAAGAAGAGAGATGACAGCTCTTTTGGGTCGTTGTGTACTTGAGATCTAATTTTTACATAGACAAGAGGTTTAGCAGTATTTACAGCTGCATAAGGTGTCTTGGTTAAGATTTGGTCCTAACACATGATGACATCCTCTTCTGAAAGCAGAAGGTTAATTCTTAATTGACTCCATCTTCTTCTGGTTTCAGGTCTGGATGGTTGCAGATAATGTAGATGCATCTATAGGGCTTTGGAAGAACTGCACTGGTGGCAATTGTGATGGCTCTCTGGACTATGGCAATGAAGGTATGCGTGCAGACATCTATCAATGCCTAGACCATTGTGGTTGTGGTCAGGAAGGTGTCCAGACTCTCCGGTTGTCTAATGCTCCTGGTCCTGCCCTGTCTTCACAGATGCTATCAAGGCAGTGCAAGCTTTCATGAtcctctccatcatcttctctGTAATCTCCCTGGTGGTCTTCGTGTTCCAGCTCTTCACCATGGAGAAGGGAAACCGTTTCTTCCTCTCAGGGTCTACCATGCTGGTGTGCTGTGAGTATCCAGAGCGGCAGAGTTTATTTTACACAAGAGCATCTTTTATTCCCATTGATCCAGACTGAACACAGGGCCTTGAGATGCTAAACAAATACCCTAATTCTGAGCTACATACACAGCCCTGTAAAAAACTTTACTAGTCCTTACATCCTCTCTTCAGTCACTGCCTCAGATCAGCACATGACTATGCGAAGCTGCCTTGGGCCGCTCTCTTCTCTAGTTGTCTGTTGATGGTCTGCTATTGCTGCTTGGATCAGCAACTCCCATATGCTTGGGCACCATCAGGAGCCCCTCTATGCAGAAGGCAGGAATCCCCAGAAAGATGCAGCTATTGCTATGATGTGCACAATTACTGCAGTGCATCATCTTCTCCATCCTTTCCAGAAACATCCAGTTTGATAAAAGGCCAGGCTGCTCTCGTAACACCATACCTAGATATATGGAGGCCCAGATGGGACAGGCAGGTAGAAAGCAAGATGCTCCATGATTTATTCTTCATTACACACAAACCGGTACAGACACAATGAGAACCCAGATATCTCTCATTCACCAACATACCATCAAGCACAAATCTGGGCAAACCAACAGAGTGACCATTTAGGGACACACAAATAGAGTCCACTTTCCCATTGCTGTCTGGGAAAATGATatcatataaaaaacaaaacagaacacttgAATGCCAACCCTGACAGCTCCCCCTTTCTTGTAGGGCTGTGTATCCTGATTGGAGTGTCTATCTATACTCATCATTACGCCCACAGCGAAGAGAACTTCCTCAGCAGCAGTCACCAAGGCTATTGTTTCATCCTGACCTGGATttgtttctgcttcagcttcATCATCGGCATACTCTATATGGTCCTGAGGAAGAAATAAGCTGAATAAAGCTTACGGgcatctgggggtgggggtggggtggggaggaggaagcaACTTAATCTGGGAGGGAAGCAGAAGTCATTCTGTAGGAATAAGagatgggaggggggaggggagggggaagaaagaatggGAGAGGCCCAAACCCAAACCATATCTGGGGGGTGGGATTCTCTACTGCTAAGCACCCATCCTTGAAAGAAAGTTGTTGGCTACTATGCTAATGCTTCCTTGAGGCCACCAGAGAGTCCTCCTCTAGCCACCAAATATGGCCCCGTCTATCCTCAATTACACACACTTGGGGCCTCACCAGCTGTCATTCCACTGGCACCAGTCTTAGGGTGACAGCAGGGTCACACACTAAGGTCTTCCAAATTCATATCATCAAGTTCTGACAGTGGTACAAGTCCTAGCAAGAGCAGATACGGCCTCTGTGCTGAGGCTAAGCCTGGAAGCCACCTTGTTCTTGTGACCTAAAACCAAACATCAAATCCAGATCCCAAGTGCCTCTAGTGGGACCTTTGGCCAGAAAGCCAATGTCCATATTTGGTGGCCTTTCTGGCAAAACTGTAGAAAGAGAGAGGTTTATAAGGTCAAGTTGATGGAATTGGTTTAACCAAGAAATAGAAGTTGTTACCCCAGAGGATCTGGGAGACAGGTGGGGATAGGCAGAGCTCCTCAGTCATGCTTCACTGAGCTGTCCCCCATGGAGGTCTCCTGTTGTGGACTCTGCTGGACTCTCACTTAAAGCCAAGGCAGCTTTTCTGGAGTTTTTCTAGATTCTCTAGAGCCAAAGATGAAAATGCCCCACAAACTGTAGGGTCAAagcacatgtccaccacagtgctaTAGTAAGATTGTGGGTTTTTAGGATTCCCCCAATGCACCCAATGTATCTTGTAAATGTAATGAAAAAGATGCATATGTCCTTTTGCCATACAATTCTGTTAAGCTTCCTCTGAATTAGGAACATTTGAGGAAGTCTAATGATGACTGACATAACACTGGGGACTAGAACATAACACCTAAATGCAGTGGTCACTGTAGCTTTGGCTTGGGTTGGAGTTGTCTCCTCTCAACAGCTTTCAACACACCATTTTCCAGCTAAATATGGCAATTCTGTAAGccaattaaaatatataccaaCCTAAAGTAAAGAATAAGTCCTGGGGATGCGGGGGAAGGTGCTATCTGGTTATGGAGTATTAAGTATACCATATTTCATTTATCTTAAAAACAGAGTGCCTGctctcaggaaaaaaatgtaattttgtgAGATGAATAAAGTCCTCGTGATGGGCAGACAGTTTCTTTCTTAAAACAGGAGAAACTCTTAGGGTATCCAGTCAGATGGTAGCTAAATTGTTGAGGCTACAGGGGTTTTCCTATAGAAGACTTAGAGGTAGTATATCTCAGATTTCTGCCTTAAGGGgctttattttgagaaatagtttttttttttttttaattgccctTAGAAGATCATCCCCAGGAAGAGTCTGAGATATCTtttctatgtttcttttcctAGGAATATTCTTATCCATTTCTTATATACACTTCTTTGGGGGGGGAGTTGTTATGCTACAGTTGCTGGTATTTATGTAAAGGGACCATTACTAAGTATATTTCTCTAGTGTATTATGTTTAAGGGAATGTTCAAGATAGGTTACTAAATTGCTGGGCTGATGGTAGTGATACTGGCCAGAAAAGTTATAATAAATTCTTAAATTATAATTTGATTACCATACATTAGTTTTAGGCTACCATATGTTCATAAGAATATCAACAGACATCGATAGCCAGAAAAAAGATAGTCACATTTTGTTAAAAAGTTGAATTATGACTGGAGTGAACTGTGCATTCCCTtgtcttttactgttttttttttttctttgacatttatGTCTCATGTAATTTGCATTGCATTGGTGGGTTATTCTAGTACTGTATTTGGCTTCTTCATTAATAGGATATTTCATATActataattgtaaatattttgaTACAAATGTTTATAACTCTAGGGATATAAAAACAAATTCCGATTCTCTACATTGTGtgactgttttctttaaaaaaaatgaggtaaTATAGAGAATGGTGACATTTATTCCTCCTCATTAATTTACCTACTGGTTTTATTTGGTGACATTTATTTGAGACATTAAGCTACTTTCTGGTAAAACCTTCAGGATTTCTCTAATAATTATTTCAGGCAGATGAATGTTATTAAATATAGCTTTGCCTTGCTTTGATTAGACCTCTTAGGCAAAAATGGAATTTCATAATAAGCTAATAGATTGGAAAGAGGTTGTTATCATCTTAAATAAGAATGGCTTATGCCATTAAGAAATGAGGCACTTACAAAGTTTGGTTGAAGTAGCCAGCTCCTTTAATGTGtcttctcagtacacagtgatgCAGAATGGGCTAGGATAACTGACTTCTGCAGAAGTCCCCTGTGATAACTGGGGCATCTCTGCATGGGCTCAACGAAGGCAAGATTAACTCCTTTCTGTGAGCTGTCAGAGCTGTCATTAATGATGGAGAGCAAGTGGACATTACGTATCTCATCATCATATCAACACTAGTATGACAGATATGGTTTTTTGATAGTCTTTTGGTcttgcataaaaaaaaaactatacagaaaaacacaccaaaaataaactacaaggggctgaagagatggctccatggttaaaagcactggctgttccttgCAGAGGACTCGGGTTCAGTTCTCAAGACCCATGTGAAGGCTTGAAGTCATCTGTAATTTGACTTCCAGGGGACCGAATGCTTTCTTTTGCCCAAATACTCACACCATAAAATAGATGAGTATTAAGAAATACATCATCAAACCTGAAAATGACCGTGCAGCATAAAAGGCTAAGAGATGGCTCGGCGACAGCCCTATGGGTAAAGTGTTTACTGaccaagcataaagacctgagctTGGAgttccagaacccatataaaaaagGTGCAGTAATGTGTGCCTAAAACTCCAGtaatgggggtggtggtggtaaagactgagctcactggtcagctagCCTAGCCCAAAATGGCTCCAGGTTCAGCGAAAGGCCTTGCCTCAGAAAGTAGTGTGACAACCAATAGATCATCCTATATCAAcctctgttttccacatgtgcatAGATGGATGGGTGCACcaacacacatattacacacacacacacacacacacacacacacacacacacacgcatgcacgcacacatgcacacccacaattTTAGTGTTTTCAGATTAGCAGATCAAATGGCATTGATTTTTGTGATGCCTTATCAGAGGCCCACATGATatcctttttgtttgtctttgtgagacagagtcgtattgtgtagctctggctacctTCAAACTTATAATCCTCTAAACTCTGCCTCTTCTGAGTGGTAGAATTAGAGGTGTACCCCATCACCCCTGGCTGCCCATAAGATGCCTTAGGCTGTTTCTAGGATATTAGTTCTCAACTGATAATTCTGcatctcagatatttacattatgattcaaaacagttgcaaaattacagttatgaagtagcaacacaataattttatggttgggggtcaccacaacatgaggagctgtactaaagtgtcacagcattaggaaggctgagaaccacggGTCTAGGATATCGTCACCAAAGGTCTAGTTCCCTCACTTAGATCTCCTGGAGATTTCCTATCACGATGCAACTCATTGGTTGGCTCCTCTGACTGCCCATCTCTTCCCCAAAGGTCTTTATTCACCAATGAACACCCAGACC includes:
- the Emp1 gene encoding epithelial membrane protein 1 — protein: MLVLLAGLFVAHTATAIMLFVSTIANVWMVADNVDASIGLWKNCTGGNCDGSLDYGNEDAIKAVQAFMILSIIFSVISLVVFVFQLFTMEKGNRFFLSGSTMLVCWLCILIGVSIYTHHYAHSEENFLSSSHQGYCFILTWICFCFSFIIGILYMVLRKK